DNA from Camelus dromedarius isolate mCamDro1 chromosome X, mCamDro1.pat, whole genome shotgun sequence:
ATGACATCAGGATGACCTACACTGGTCCTTGCTAATCTGCCTGGTTGTTGTGTTGGAAGAGCTATAGAACACCCCCCTCAGCAAGCCTTGCCACTGATCAGAAGCTGAATCCCAGAATCTTCACAGCTGCTGTTAGCATTTTTACCTATGGTGTCCAACTTCACAGGTGTCCAAAGCCATATCCCATCATTTTTGGTGATGCAAAGAAATGAGACTTAAATCTCTATCACTAGCAGAACCTTTCATTCAGTGCCTCATATACCTCCAATCTGAGAAGTGGATAAGGACATGGAATATGGATTCAGActacttgggttcaaatcctgcaaCCATCACTTACTACTTCATTGGCGAGACAAAATTATAACTCTCCAAGCCTAATTCTCCCTCTTCTACAAAATGGTAGCTACCCTATTATAATCGTGGATTAAACAAGACAATATTTGTAAAGCTGCTGCAACAATGCTTGTTAGTATAGTAATATAGTAAAGGTATAAGCTTATGTAGTAAAATACATTACGTTCTATATACTTAATAGGCACAATTTCTCTGCCTAGGCTTTGGCATCAAGTTGGTCATAGTCTCTAATTGCTAAGGCTTTCCAATATTCACCTGGATAGGGGTCCATTTTCAAGGTAACCTTGAAGTACACAAAAGATGTTTCCTGCTTGCAACACACCCTGCCCTGACCTGGGTGAGAAGACTCTAGACCAGCGCTTCTCAAAGAGTTGTCCACACACCATCTGTGTCAAACCTTAGGGATAGAATCAAGgtatacacatatttattaagcTGCCCTGTGATTTTAATGCACACTAAAGTTTGTGAGCCATTTCTCTACACTCCCTGTGACATTCACATATGGTTACCTCTTTCTGAAAtgtccactccccccaccccgacctgTGGAAACAAAATGCTACTGTCTCCATAAAGCCATCCCTAAATTCATGTTCACCATCACCAGCCAAGTACGGTTTGTACTTGGAATTTGTGCATTGGACGTGACAATACAGAAAGggtgagggaagcagggagaaaaatcagcaaacagtgcagaagggaggaggaagctgCAACAAAGTAGCTCCCAAGGGCTCCCCTAATTGGTCAGCAAAGTAAATGCATCGTCCCCCGCATCCACCCACCAAGCgtcataaatatttttgttaggaggaggtgggggggtgtGCAGAGTCTGTATCAGCTACCAGCCTCACAGCGCCACGTTATCGCGCCACGTTATCGCTGTGTAACTGAGCATGCATGGGAATAAGCCGGCCAGTGGACTGGCTACTCTGAAGCACGAGAGCCAAGTATGAAACACCCAACTCCTGAGACTAAGCCCTTGCTTTGAACGCTTATACTCTCTTGTCTTTTGTTCTTGTGGTTGCCTCCTTCTGGAACGTTATCTCCATGTCGGCTTGTGAAAATCTTGCCCATCTCTTAGGACTTCGCCGAAAGCCCCAAGGGACTTTGCCCAAGCACCTGAGCCTCCCAGGCTGAGCGTTGAAGACAGAacccaggagcagggagggagctgtCCCTCCCCTTGACTCTTTCTTCCTACCTTCTTAGGGCTCTAAGTTACAACAGAAGCCAACACTGCCAAAGAACACCCCTTCTCCCAGGTCAGCACAGCCTGCCATGTTCCCAAGGCTGTGCCAGATCAAGGTGTCCTAGACGTCTCCCTGGCCAGAAAGTGGGGCCCTTAGATCTGCATTCAGAGCACACATCCTTCGGGCCGTTCCAGTGCAGGAGCTCAGAAACTtcaatttgagaagaaaaaatgtATCTACTTGATTGAAATTGTTTAAGATACCAGCAGAGAGGCTGGATGGCTGCTGTCCTAAGACTGGCAAAATAGCCCGTGTCACTTAGTGGGGATCCAGGATAGGCACACCTGGCCACCTCGGGGTCCTAGAGTGAGGCCCTCAGCACATCCGAGGCCCCACGGATCCATCTTCCCAGCTGGCTTGGGCTCCCTCCCACCGCGCCCGCCCGCTCCCCGCCGGCTCCTCCCgccgcctccgcctcctcccACTCGGACCCCCCGCGTCGAACGCGTCCCACACCAACTTCGCTCCCGCAGCGCCGCCGGCCTCAATCCAGCCCTAGCCTCGATCGCGTCGCCACCGCCCTCGCCGCCGCCCGCAATCCGCTCCCTCCAGCCGCCCTCGCCTACGTCGCTGCCGCTTCGCCCCGGACTCGGTCGGCTCCGTGCCCCGCGGCCTCCCCGGGCCCCTGGCCGACGCCACTGTCCCCGCCGCCGCCAAGGCCATCACGGGGGCCACGCTCCaccgcgccgcccgcccgccgcccacAATGTCCCCTCAGCAAACAGGTAGCAGGAAGCGGAAAGCGCCCGCGCTCGAGGCGACCGCCGCGGGCTCGTCGTCGCAGggctcggcggcggcggcagcggacGGAGACGGGCCGCTGCCGCCCAAGAGGCAGAAGCGGCCGGCGGCGCGGCGTTCGCTGCTGCACTACCTGAAGGGCCGCGAGGTGGGCGCGCGGGGCCGCGCGGGGCTCCCGGGCTTCGAGGGCGAGCTGCGCGGCTACGCGGTGCAGAAGCTGCCCGAGCTGCTGCGGGAGCGCGAGCTGGCGCTGGGCACCCTCAACAAGGTGTTTGCGTCGCAGTGGCTGAACGCCAGGCAGGTGGTGTGCGGCACCAAGTGCAACACGCTCTTCGTGGTGGACGTGCAGTCGGGCCAGATCACGCGCATCCCCCTGATGCGGGACCGCGGGCCCGGGCCGGCCCGGGCCCAGCTGAGCTGCGGCATCCACGCCATCCAGCTGAATCCCTCCAAGACGCTTCTGGCCACGGGGGGTGAGAACCCCAACAGCCTGGCCGTCTACCAGCTGCCCACGCTGGACCCCGTGTGCCTGGGCGATCGGCACGGCCACAAGGACTGGATCTTCGCCATCGCCTGGATGAGCGACACGGTGGCCGTGAGCGGCTCCCGCGACGGCACCGTGGCGCTCTGGAGGATGGACCCCGACGTGTTCAGTGGCAGCATCGCCTGGCACAACGACGCGGGGCTCCCCGTGTACGCCCACATCCGTCCGAGGGACGTGGAGGCCATCCCCAGAGCCAGCACCAACCCCGGCAACCGCAAGGTGCGGGCCCTGGCCTTCAGCGGCAAGAACCAGGAGCTGGGAGCCGTGTCCCTGGACGGCTACTTCCACCTGTGGAAAGCCCGGAGCACCCTGTCCAGGCTGCTGTCCATCAGGCTGCCTTACTGCCGAGAGAACGTGTGCCTGACCTACTGCGATGAGTTGTCCCTGTTCGCGGTGGGCTCCCAGTCCCATGTCTCCTTCCTGGATCTGCGCCAAGGTCAACAGAACATCCGGCCCCTGTGCTCCCGAGAGGGCGGCACGGGTGTGCGCTCGCTGAGCTTCTACCAGCACATCATCACCGTGGGCACGGGCCAGGGCTCCCTGCTCTTCTACGACATCCGCGCCCAGAAGTTCCTGGAGGAGAGGGCCTCGGCCAGCCCGCCCTCCTCTCCAGGGCTCGCAGGGAGGAAGCTCAAGCTCACGTGTGGCAGAGGCTGGCTCAACCACGACGACCTGTGGGTGAACTACTTCGGTGGCATCGACGAGTTCCCCAACGCGCTGTACACCCACTGCTACAACTGGCCCGAGATGAAGCTCTTCGTCGCGGGGGGgcctctcccttctggcctccACGGGAACTATGCAGGCCTCTGGAGCTGAGGATGGTCTCCCGCCGTGTCCTCAAAGTGCCCAGGACCCCCTCACTTTCCTCTTTCACTCTGTGCGTGTGCTTTTGACTCTGTGTGGCTTTTCCAGGTGGAAAGTGCCCAGCTTACCTCTATCTCTGCTTAGTATATTAGGCAGAGAGGAAAAGCTGGAGAGTGAGATGTCGTTTAGGTAGTCAAAAGTTGGCTTTAATACTTTTCTACAGCTGCCTAAGACTGTCATTTTGAATTCTCATACAAAAAATTTTGACTAATTCTTAATTGTGTTCGTTCTTTGAGTTATTTACATATTCTCTCATTAATGCTATGCAGTCATAGTTTTACAATTATTtgtatttcctatttcttcttctttttttaaccagtATTACAATGGCACTGTTTTCATTACTTTTCACTGTCGAtattaagaacattttttaaaacagggttTGTACATCTGTTCTGAAAAGCTAGCCATAGTTTTTATAACATTGTTCCAATTGGAAAATACATTCCAAGTTCTAGACTACCAGCTTTTGGAAACGTTCCATTTACAAATTGTAATCTTCATGTTTGTAGTTTGTGAGTTGTTGGTGCTAAGCa
Protein-coding regions in this window:
- the LOC116150694 gene encoding DDB1- and CUL4-associated factor 12-like protein 2 is translated as MSPQQTGSRKRKAPALEATAAGSSSQGSAAAAADGDGPLPPKRQKRPAARRSLLHYLKGREVGARGRAGLPGFEGELRGYAVQKLPELLRERELALGTLNKVFASQWLNARQVVCGTKCNTLFVVDVQSGQITRIPLMRDRGPGPARAQLSCGIHAIQLNPSKTLLATGGENPNSLAVYQLPTLDPVCLGDRHGHKDWIFAIAWMSDTVAVSGSRDGTVALWRMDPDVFSGSIAWHNDAGLPVYAHIRPRDVEAIPRASTNPGNRKVRALAFSGKNQELGAVSLDGYFHLWKARSTLSRLLSIRLPYCRENVCLTYCDELSLFAVGSQSHVSFLDLRQGQQNIRPLCSREGGTGVRSLSFYQHIITVGTGQGSLLFYDIRAQKFLEERASASPPSSPGLAGRKLKLTCGRGWLNHDDLWVNYFGGIDEFPNALYTHCYNWPEMKLFVAGGPLPSGLHGNYAGLWS